A genome region from Cinclus cinclus chromosome 29, bCinCin1.1, whole genome shotgun sequence includes the following:
- the C29H8orf58 gene encoding uncharacterized protein C8orf58 homolog yields the protein MLRRRGAFTVQPLRGDLDAPWDSAESCIVRTSASVYRRLQESPRQPPRGSSTRGAPQPPPQPPSSPPAGGRFLKSESEDSGVEMTSNEHSPCTPLGSESSFSLDGFAAEKPPGGEEPSRPPRSSRRMLQAAQRSRRQRCPRQLSRRSASAADPAEPRRDPEESMGAAAPAGGARPPGSPRDPRAEPEAAVSGQGLRYLEHVCQMLERLARLQQDNRALRQQAAGARCARPATLPSRQPPRQDLGTWRGERFRPRSCSDSQAPAAEPGRCRRMWGHSVSSPSLLDPSEGGAGVPAPDKDGRSHWGRVKVLLTRLTRRSLRGGRCR from the exons ATGCTGCGCCGCCGCGGAGCCTTCACGGTGCAGCCGCTCCGTGGTGACCTCG ATGCTCCCTGGGATTCGGCCGAGAGCTGCATCGTGCGCACCTCTGCCAGCGTCTACCGCCGGCTGCAGGAGAGCCCGCGGCAGCCCCCGCGGGGATCGAGCACCCGGGGAGCCCCCCAACCTCCACCGCAGCCCCCCAGCAGCCCCCCGGCCGGCGGGAGGTTCCTCAAATCCGAATCCGAGGATTCCGGCGTGGAGATGACCAGCAACGAGCACTCGCCCTGTACCCCGCTGGGCTCCGAGAGCAGCTTCTCCCTCGATGGTTTCGCGGCGGAGAAGCCCCCCGGAGGAGAGGAGCCCTCCCGGCCACCCcggagcagcaggaggatgctgCAGGCAGCGCAGCGGAGCAGGAGGCAGCGCTGCCCGCGACAGCTCAGCCGGCGCAGCGCCAGCGCCGCCGACCCGGCAGAGCCACGGCGGGACCCCGAGGAATCCATGGGGGCGGCGGCTCCGGCTGGGGGGGCTCGGCCGCCCGGCAGCCCTCGGGACCCCCGGGCTGAGCCCGAGGCCGCGGTGtcggggcaggggctgcgctaCCTGGAACACGTGTGCCAGATGCTGGAGCGCCTGGCGCGGCTGCAGCAGGACAACCGCGCCCTCCGGCAGCAGGCGGCCGGAGCCCGGTGTGCCCGCCCGGCCACCCTG CCCTCCCGGCAGCCTCCGAGGCAGGATTTGGGAACGTGGAGGGGTGAGAGGTTCCGGCCGCGCTCCTGCTCGGACAGCCAGGCGCCAG cagctgagcccGGGCGGTGCCGGAGGATGTGGGGACACTCGGtcagctcccccagcctgcTGGACCCCTCCGAGGGCGGGGCGGGCGTCCCGGCACCGGACAAG GACGGGCGCTCGCACTGGGGCCGGGTGAAGGTGCTGCTCACCCGCCTGACCCGCCGCTCCCTGCGGGGTGGCCGGTGCAGGTAG
- the SORBS3 gene encoding vinexin, protein MAGRLLPPDTSPALGVEDVPHPHPALQVSPQHTVTRVPVIRHRGSNTLNFHFHDSESRSAAENSQGDPKSSVNEWYQTWPAKEAKAPSTPVPAHPTPSPRAAPTCPRAPGWSATWTKDSKRRERRWVKYDGIGPVDETGMPLASRSSVDSPRDWYRSMFRQIHRKLPEPDWDTHSCPTTAPPSPSKPRRRGSAPAEPPGIPNGMDWTRWGVTGATSEPGSIFDYEPGKSSPREQTPAAAQPKRAQSIEVRWWWQVLLEQELEQLSEELDKDMRDMETSRTPRQLDVCVAGSLHIWMPARLGECTASCVHIWMRAQLGAGLSGSAHIWTHARLLSGLEPWPWLARRLLPPLAPLLRPPRLLDPTRGEGQDPVLGVASGRAAPAASRGVRVPRASPTGSPRTPSCPHTPARVGAGAGPAARWGLRVPAFGSFPGEVTVLGFPPLCPHVPTGAGKRQLCRRLPEHPGMGSPLSPHRLWSPPVTHSLPATPSMERGGLGLASDRSHAASGRDTLRPGTLPSLSDLGDPVEAVKKEEKKMKAARLKFNFQAESPKELTLQKGDIVYIHKEVDRNWLEGEHHGRVGIFPSNYVEILPPTEVPKPIKAPTLQVLEYGEASALYNFRGDLHVELSFRKGERICLVRRVNENWYEGRISGTSRQGIFPATYVQVLKEPRVKATAEDIPSSPAPASPRPAAGSPSLQRSPGPRIPQAPTGSPREAKRGPGVTGGRPSSPLHLSNTFPSSPKLPHVGTPGPLVASASPPHPAATHPQEPNGSEIRWTPYRALYQYRPQNADELELLEGDRVDVMQQCDDGWFVGVSRRTQKFGTFPGNYVAPV, encoded by the exons ATGGCGGGCCGGCTCCTGCCCCCCGACACCAGCCCGGCTCTGGGTGTGGAGGACGTTCCCCACCCTCACCCGGCTCTGCAGGTGTCCCCGCAGCACACGGTGACACGG gtgccCGTCATCCGCCACCGCGGCTCCAACACTCTCAACTTCCACTTCCATGACTCGGAGAGCCGCAGCGCTGCCGAGAACAGCCAGGGAGATCCCAAGAGCTCAG TGAATGAGTGGTACCAGACCTGGCCGGCCAAGGAGGCGAaagcccccagcaccccagtGCCCGCCCACCccactcccagccccagggctgcccccACCTGCCCACGGGCACCGGGCTGGTCGGCAACCTGGACCAAGGACAGCAAGCGGCGGGAGAGGCGCTGGGTGAAGTACGATGGCATCGGGCCCGTGGATGAGACAGGGATGCCCCTCGCCTCACGCTCG AGCGTTGACAGCCCCCGGGACTGGTACCGCAGCATGTTCCGTCAGATCCACCGCAAGCTgccag AGCCCGACTGGGACACACATTCCTGCCCCACCACGGCACCTCCATCACCCTCCAAACCGCGGAGGAGGGGgtcagccccagcagagccccctgGCATTCCCAACGGGATGGACTG GACCCGCTGGGGTGTCACCGGTGCCACCTCCGAGCCTGGCAGCATTTTTGACTATGAACCAGGGAAGTCCTCTCCCCGGGAGCAG ACCCCGGCTGCAGCACAGCCGAAGCGGGCTCAGTCCATCGAGGTGAGGTGGTGGTGGCAG gtgctgctggagcaggagctggagcagctcagcgAGGAGCTGGACAAGGACATGAGGGACATGGAGACAAGCCGGACGCCCCGCCAG CTGGATGTGTGCGTGGCTGGATCCCTGCACATCTGGATGCCTGCCCGGCTGGGTGAATGCACAGCTAGCTGCGTGCACATCTGGATGCGTGCACAACTCGGTGCCGGTCTGTCTGGGTCCGCGCACATCTGGACCCACGCACGGCTGCTCAGCGGCCTGGAGCCGTGGCCGTGGCT AGCCCGGCGGCTGCTCCCACCGCTCGCTCCCCTGCTCCGGCCTCCCCGGCTTCTCG ACCCCACTCGAGGCGAGGGACAGGACCCCGTTCTGGGGGTGGCGAGCGGGCGGGCTGCTCCTGCAGCGTCCCGCGGGGTGAGAGTCCCCCGGGCATCCCCCACGGGATCCCCGCGGACCCCCTCGTGCCCCCACACCCCGGCACGGGTGGGAGCCGGCGCCGGGCCGGCTGCCCGCTGG ggactCCGTGTCCCGGCGTTTGGCTCCTTCCCAGGGGAGGTGACGGTGCTTGGATTCCCAccgctgtgtccccatgtccccacggGCGCAGGGAAGCGGCAGCTGTGCCGGCGGCTGCCGGAGCACCCCGGGATGGG GAGCCCCCTATCACCCCACCGGCTGTGGAGCCCCCCTGTCACCCACTCCTTACCTGCGACCCCCAGCATGGAGCggggtgggctggggctggccagTGACCGGAGCCATGCAGCCTCCGGCAGAG ACACCCTCAGGCCAGGGACCCTCCCCAGCTTGTCGGACCTGGGGGACCCCGTGGAGGCCGtcaagaaggaggagaagaag atGAAAGCTGCTCGCCTCAAGTTCAACTTCCAGGCTGAGtctcccaa GGAGCTGACGCTGCAGAAGGGGGACATTGTCTACATCCACAAGGAGGTGGACAGGAACTGGCTGGAGGGGGAGCACCACGGCCGCGTGGGCATCTTCCCTTCCAACTACGTGGAG ATCCTGCCCCCCACGGAGGTGCCCAAGCCCATCAAGGCTCCCACGCTCCAGGTGCTGGAATACGGTGAGGCTTCGGCGCTCTACAACTTCAGAGGGGATCTGCACGTGGAGCTCTCCTTTCGCAAG GGCGAGCGGATCTGCCTGGTGCGGCGAGTGAACGAGAACTGGTACGAGGGGCGGATCTCGGGCACCAGCCGCCAGGGCATTTTCCCCGCCACCTACGTCCAGGTGTTGAAGGAGCCACGGGTCAAAGCCACAGCCGAGGAcatcccctcctcccctgctcccgCCAGCCCCCGGCCCGCAGCCGGATCCCCGTCCCTGCAGCGCTCACCCGGTCCCCGGATCCCCCAGGCTCCCACAGGCTCTCCCCGGGAAGCCAAGCGGGGTCCCGGGGTGACGGGAGGGCGCCCGTCCTCTCCGCTTCACCTCAGCAacaccttcccctcctccccaaaGCTGCCCCACGTTGGCACCCCCGGCCCCTTGGTGGCCTCTGCCAGCCCCCCACACCCTGCGGCCACCCACCCCCAGGAGCC CAACGGCTCCGAAATCCGGTGGACTCC GTACCGGGCGCTCTACCAGTACCGGCCCCAAAACGCCGACGAGCTGGAGCTGCTAGAAGGGGACAGGGTGGATGTCATGCAGCAGTGCGACGATGGCTGGTTCGTGG GAGTGTCCAGGAGGACGCAGAAATTTGGCACTTTTCCTGGGAATTACGTGGCGCCGGTGTGA
- the PDLIM2 gene encoding PDZ and LIM domain protein 2, with product MPVTVTLPGPAPWGFRISGGRDFGKPITVSKVTEHGKAATGDLRPGDVIVTINGESTAEMLNVEAQNKIKQSPGQLRLEVERSPVPSPSHTNGDTSPERLATHFQDTLQMRSESQGALRTLDPSLASLTHPPGSASSQHLEQEFTCPGLHQDRGHLSRQNSSQGPVLPPPPCPPPAELRAPQNSWETLRERHLSSPSPNTCHSQGSEQAMRRLEEDSEVYKMLQENRELRAAPRQSSTFRLLQEALEDEEGGEGGAPFPSRLSAGARKPVAGVQKLHVCEKCGSSIATQAVRIQDGRYRHSSCYTCADCGLSLKMRGHFWVGDELFCEKHARLRYQGPPGGPVPRPVSPRS from the exons ATGCCGGTGACAGTGacgctgcccggcccggccccgtgGGGCTTCCGCATCTCCGGGGGAAGAGATTTTGGGAAGCCCATCACTGTCTCCAAG GTGACAGAGCACGGGAAGGCGGCCACGGGTGACCTCCGGCCGGGGGATGTCATTGTCACCATCAATGGGGAGAGCACGGCTGAGATGCTCAACGTGGAGGCGCAGAACAAGATCAAGCAGAGCCCCGGGCAGCTCCGGCTGGAGGTGGAGAg GTCCCCGGTGCCATCTCCAAGCCACACCAACGGGGACACCTCGCCAGAGAGGTTGGCCACGCACTTCCAG gacACGTTGCAGATGCGGAGTGAGAGCCAAGGTGCCCTGAGAACCCTCGACCCCAGCCTGGCATCCCTCACCCACCCACCTGGGAGTGCCAG CTCACAACACTTGGAGCAGGAATTCACCTGTCCCGGCCTCCACCAG GACCGAGGACACCTGAGCCGCcagaacagctcccagggaCCCGTCCTGCCTCCACCCCCTTGCCCACCCCCAGCGGAGCTCAGAGCCCCCCAAAACTCCTGGGAAACCCTGAGGGAGAGGCACCTCTCCTCCCCCTCTCCCAACACCTGCCACAG CCAGGGCTCGGAGCAGGCCATGAGGCGCTTGGAGGAGGACTCGGAGGTCTACAAGATGCTACAGGAGAACCGGGAGCTGCGAGCGGCCCCGCGGCAATCCAGCACCTTCCGCCTGCTCCAGGAGGCTCtggaggatgaggaaggaggTGAGGGGG GAGCCCCCTTCCCCAGCCGGCTCTCGGCCGGTGCCCGCAAGCCCGTGGCCGGGGTGCAGAAGCTGCACGTCTGTGAGAAGTGCGGGAGCAGCATCGC GACACAGGCGGTGCGGATCCAGGACGGCCGCTACCGACACTCGTCCTGCTACACCTGCGCCGACTGCGGCCTCAGCCTCAAGATGCGCGGCCACTTCTGGGTGGGGGACGAGCTGTTCTGCGAGAAACACGCCCGCCTGCGCTACCAGGGACCCCCGGGCGGGCCCGTCCCCCGCCCTGTGTCCCCCCGCTCCTGA